A window from Thermoflexus sp. encodes these proteins:
- a CDS encoding TadE/TadG family type IV pilus assembly protein has protein sequence MRRGQGLVELALSLTVLLLLVMGLIDLGRAFVVWLAIHDAAAEGALYAAVNPYCLNPSSPLPLDADPDVKCNDPNNVQYRAYTRALSETRWIPFSLVDPSQIAVIVEPNPSSPTSTIYEGDRITVTVIYTMPVITPIMQGMLGANLIIRAQAVQIALEAKPKNP, from the coding sequence ATGCGGCGCGGGCAAGGACTGGTGGAACTGGCGTTGAGCCTGACGGTGCTGCTCCTGCTGGTGATGGGGCTCATCGACCTGGGGCGGGCCTTTGTGGTCTGGCTGGCCATCCATGACGCCGCCGCGGAGGGCGCCCTTTACGCGGCCGTGAACCCTTATTGCCTGAACCCGAGCAGCCCGTTGCCCCTGGACGCCGATCCGGACGTGAAGTGCAACGATCCCAACAACGTTCAGTATCGGGCTTACACCCGGGCCCTGAGCGAGACCCGCTGGATCCCCTTCTCCCTGGTGGATCCCAGCCAGATCGCGGTGATCGTCGAGCCGAACCCGTCCTCCCCGACGTCAACGATCTACGAGGGGGATCGGATCACGGTCACGGTCATCTACACCATGCCGGTGATCACCCCGATCATGCAAGGCATGCTGGGCGCCAACCTGATCATCCGGGCCCAGGCGGTTCAGATCGCCCTCGAGGCCAAACCGAAGAACCCGTGA
- a CDS encoding ABC transporter substrate-binding protein produces MGRWAWFSLFMLAALILAQCAPGAPASPTPPPQITIVHWQHHHEARKPVVDELIQEFQAKYPNVTIKFESIPYEQYFDKLLTALASKTGPDVFQIPMEMAEQLIQAGALAPVPESVMTTQQIEEAFIPAAVRRFKSGGKYYGLPTDVQTLILFINVDLLKECGGDPARPPATWEELKEQARRCTKRDAQGNIIQAGLDTRYRWAVYTQAMYSFIDGPVVDAASCKVNYAGPQGIAAWKLIAELMTGPEAVDSPKFLTGQRKFEQGKAVFYINHPVTRGRLEREAKGINWIVAPPPVPAGKKPVTPLHVWAYVVNKDTKNPEWAWRWVQLLTSKDAQIKWFRKAGDLPSLKVLVSDPSLATDEKFRVALESMSYSRPVEQVGQTEVDNIQSELWEKIVIQGADVETAVKEAAAKEEQVVRKILKCP; encoded by the coding sequence ATGGGGCGATGGGCATGGTTTTCGCTTTTTATGCTGGCCGCGTTGATCCTCGCTCAGTGCGCGCCGGGGGCACCCGCTTCTCCCACCCCTCCGCCTCAAATCACCATTGTCCACTGGCAGCATCACCATGAGGCCCGGAAGCCAGTGGTGGACGAGCTCATCCAGGAATTCCAGGCCAAATACCCCAATGTCACCATCAAGTTTGAGAGCATCCCCTATGAGCAGTATTTCGATAAGCTGCTGACAGCCCTGGCCAGCAAGACCGGCCCAGATGTTTTCCAGATCCCCATGGAGATGGCCGAACAGCTCATCCAGGCGGGGGCGCTGGCCCCGGTGCCGGAGAGCGTGATGACCACCCAGCAGATCGAAGAAGCCTTCATCCCCGCTGCCGTCCGACGTTTCAAGTCCGGTGGGAAGTATTACGGGCTGCCCACGGATGTCCAGACGCTGATCCTCTTCATCAACGTTGATCTTCTCAAGGAATGTGGGGGGGATCCTGCCCGGCCTCCCGCCACATGGGAGGAATTGAAGGAGCAGGCGCGTCGATGCACCAAGCGGGATGCCCAGGGGAATATCATTCAGGCTGGCCTGGACACCCGTTACCGCTGGGCGGTCTATACCCAGGCCATGTATAGCTTCATCGATGGCCCCGTGGTGGATGCCGCTTCATGCAAGGTGAATTACGCGGGTCCGCAGGGGATCGCGGCCTGGAAGTTGATTGCCGAGCTGATGACGGGCCCAGAGGCCGTGGACTCGCCGAAGTTCCTCACGGGGCAGCGGAAGTTCGAGCAGGGCAAGGCGGTTTTCTACATCAACCACCCGGTGACGCGAGGCCGGCTGGAGCGAGAGGCTAAGGGGATCAACTGGATCGTGGCCCCGCCCCCCGTCCCAGCAGGCAAGAAACCGGTCACTCCGTTGCACGTGTGGGCATATGTGGTGAACAAAGACACCAAGAACCCGGAGTGGGCCTGGCGCTGGGTCCAGCTCCTCACCAGCAAGGATGCCCAGATCAAATGGTTCCGGAAAGCCGGCGACCTGCCCTCCTTGAAAGTCCTGGTCTCCGATCCATCCCTGGCCACCGATGAGAAATTCCGGGTCGCCCTGGAGTCCATGAGCTACTCCCGGCCGGTCGAGCAGGTCGGACAGACGGAGGTCGACAACATCCAGTCGGAGCTGTGGGAGAAGATCGTCATCCAGGGCGCGGATGTGGAGACAGCGGTGAAGGAAGCAGCCGCCAAGGAGGAGCAGGTTGTCCGGAAGATCCTGAAGTGCCCGTAA
- a CDS encoding ROK family transcriptional regulator has product MHAGRPEILERINRSAILQLIREQPGISRVELGRRLGLSPATVTRLVGQLIEEGLVIERERAPSSEDRRFSGRRPRSLYLNHEAYHLIGIDLGGTYLVGAVANLNGEIRVEIRRPSRPNGRPEEALGQLFEAIEALLEQARAGGYAVRGIGIGAPGVTDPTAGRVIWAPAFQWRDLPLREEIERRFHLPTFVENDVNLAAFGERWFGIGRGAQSLVCVFIGTGIGAGLILNGELYRGSHYAAGEIGYVIPERSLLHQTYETFGCLEILAAGPAIARRAMERAGEFPESVLRPFIEAGRLEATDVFRAAEAGDPLAAQVAEEAMDYLAIMLASVIAVVDPEMIVLGGGVARAGPYLVNGLRRRLERVVPAMPEIHLSALGDRAGVLGAVAYAIFELEGLMQVRRALR; this is encoded by the coding sequence ATGCATGCAGGGCGGCCTGAGATTCTGGAGCGGATCAACCGGTCGGCGATTCTGCAGCTGATCCGGGAGCAGCCCGGGATCTCCCGGGTGGAGCTGGGTCGCCGGTTGGGTCTTAGCCCGGCTACCGTCACGCGACTGGTAGGGCAGCTCATCGAAGAGGGCTTGGTGATCGAGCGGGAGCGAGCGCCTTCCTCCGAGGATCGGCGATTCTCTGGACGGCGCCCCCGGTCGCTTTATTTGAATCACGAAGCCTATCACCTGATCGGCATTGACCTGGGGGGGACCTATCTGGTAGGCGCTGTCGCCAATTTGAACGGGGAAATCCGGGTGGAGATCCGGCGCCCTTCCCGGCCCAATGGGAGGCCGGAGGAAGCTCTGGGGCAGCTCTTCGAGGCCATTGAGGCGCTGCTGGAACAGGCCCGCGCGGGCGGATATGCGGTGCGGGGGATCGGGATCGGCGCCCCCGGGGTGACGGATCCGACCGCAGGCCGGGTGATCTGGGCACCGGCGTTCCAGTGGCGGGATCTCCCGTTGCGGGAGGAAATTGAGCGCCGGTTCCATCTCCCTACGTTCGTGGAGAACGATGTGAACCTGGCCGCCTTCGGGGAACGGTGGTTCGGGATCGGGCGGGGAGCGCAGAGCCTGGTTTGTGTGTTCATCGGGACGGGGATCGGGGCAGGCCTGATCCTCAATGGGGAGCTGTATCGGGGCTCTCACTATGCAGCCGGAGAGATCGGATATGTGATCCCGGAGCGCTCGCTTCTTCATCAGACCTATGAGACCTTCGGTTGCCTGGAGATCCTTGCCGCGGGCCCGGCTATTGCCCGCCGGGCGATGGAGCGGGCCGGGGAGTTCCCGGAGAGCGTGCTGCGGCCGTTCATCGAGGCAGGCCGCCTCGAGGCCACGGATGTGTTCCGGGCCGCGGAGGCGGGAGATCCCCTGGCCGCTCAGGTCGCTGAGGAGGCGATGGACTATCTGGCGATCATGCTGGCCAGCGTGATCGCGGTGGTCGACCCGGAGATGATCGTGCTGGGAGGCGGCGTGGCCCGGGCTGGTCCCTACCTGGTGAACGGGCTCCGTCGCAGGCTGGAACGGGTGGTCCCAGCCATGCCGGAGATCCATCTCTCCGCCCTGGGGGATCGGGCGGGCGTTCTGGGGGCGGTGGCTTATGCCATCTTCGAGCTCGAAGGATTGATGCAAGTCCGGAGGGCGCTGCGGTGA
- a CDS encoding amidohydrolase family protein yields the protein MTRISRWGIRIIDFHAHFPVPEDYLADWETRYAARFGPEKLARLRQDARWYQEQWWRAYSFPFPEEPMAPPEVQLERWAAEVDRYGLDRVVFLTGGGNDQLAALVSRYPDRFIGFAHHDPFRPDAASELRRAVQELGLRGYKILAPALRGPIDDEALDPVWRTCEALGIPVLIHFGILGGGGGIAWHENINPLRLHDVAKGFPDVPFVIPHFGCGYPRELLHLCWACRNIYVDTSGNNEWIRWMPYELTLKDLFRRFVETIGPERIIFGSDSEWFPRGFAVRYLEDQLRICYEIGLREEDIQKIFAGNAIRLLRLEDGSS from the coding sequence GTGACGCGCATCAGCCGCTGGGGGATTCGCATCATCGACTTCCACGCTCACTTCCCGGTCCCAGAGGACTACCTGGCCGACTGGGAGACCCGCTACGCAGCCCGTTTTGGCCCGGAGAAGCTGGCGCGCCTGCGCCAGGACGCCCGCTGGTATCAGGAGCAGTGGTGGCGAGCCTACTCCTTTCCCTTCCCGGAAGAGCCGATGGCCCCGCCGGAGGTGCAGCTGGAGCGCTGGGCCGCCGAGGTGGACCGCTACGGTCTGGACCGCGTGGTCTTTCTCACGGGAGGGGGGAACGATCAGCTGGCCGCGCTGGTGAGCCGCTATCCGGATCGCTTCATTGGCTTCGCCCATCATGATCCCTTCCGCCCCGATGCCGCGTCAGAGCTACGACGCGCAGTGCAGGAGCTGGGGCTGCGGGGCTACAAGATCCTGGCCCCTGCTCTGCGGGGGCCTATCGATGATGAGGCACTGGATCCAGTCTGGCGGACCTGCGAAGCCCTGGGTATCCCTGTCCTTATCCATTTTGGGATCCTCGGGGGTGGGGGTGGCATTGCCTGGCATGAGAACATCAACCCGTTGAGGCTGCACGATGTGGCCAAGGGCTTCCCCGACGTGCCCTTCGTGATCCCACATTTCGGATGCGGATATCCTCGAGAGCTCCTGCATCTGTGCTGGGCGTGTCGGAACATCTACGTGGACACATCCGGGAACAACGAGTGGATCCGCTGGATGCCGTATGAGCTGACCTTGAAGGATCTCTTCCGGAGGTTTGTGGAGACCATCGGGCCGGAGCGGATCATCTTCGGAAGCGACTCAGAGTGGTTTCCGCGGGGCTTTGCGGTCCGCTATCTGGAGGACCAGCTGCGGATCTGTTATGAGATCGGGCTACGGGAGGAAGATATCCAGAAGATCTTTGCCGGAAACGCTATCCGATTGCTGCGATTGGAGGACGGATCATCTTGA